Proteins from one Saccharomyces eubayanus strain FM1318 chromosome XI, whole genome shotgun sequence genomic window:
- the TRZ1 gene encoding tRNase Z encodes MFTFLPVTHPTSDTKHPLLLLQSAHGDKYFFGKISEGSQRSLTENKIRISKLKDIFLTGELNWSDIGGLPGMILTIADQGKSDLVLHYGNDILNYIVSTWRYFVFRFGIDLSDHIMKDKEVFKDNIIRVKSFNVLKNGGNGTDEVFNSFQKGVLSSIVSKMFPKHAPTDRYDPSSDPHLNVELPDLDAKVEVATNYEISFNPVRGKFKLDEAVKLGVPRGPLFAKLTKGQAITLDDGTVVTPEQVLEKERHFAKVLILDIPDDQYLSAFVEKFKEYDCAELGVVYYFLGDSVTINDDLFKFIDLFEKSNYGKVNHMISHNKISPNTISFFGSALTTLKLKALQVNNYNLPRTDRVFSKDFYETFNKPLAKGTSLCESQETPLRTVIEKDNIHIFAQNKTVTLEPFHRSEEPMKCEINGSVPALSWKQIFEDHIQPLGFPLADIDTVINDQLHVNNFNNTTEKKKHVEIITLGTGSALPSKYRNVVSTLVKLPYTYSNGDIVNRNILLDAGENTLGTMHRMFSQLAVKSIFQDLKMIYLSHLHADHHLGIISILNEWYKYNKDDETSFIYVVTPWQYNKFVNEWLVLENKDILDKIKYISCEHFINDSFVRMQTQSVPLKDFNELIQENSGQEERKKLDLDTNSSYRDINLINQMYEDLSISYFQTCRAIHCDWAYSNSITFQMNELNKHDTFKVSYSGDTRPNIKEFSSAIGYNSDLLIHEATLENQLMEDAIKKRHCTINEAIGVSNEMNARKLILTHFSQRYPKLPQLDNNIEVKAKEFCFAFDSMIVDYEKIGEQQTVFPLLNKAFAEEKEQEDESAGSEDIEDVDITPKKQKKS; translated from the coding sequence ATGTTCACATTTTTACCTGTTACTCATCCCACTTCGGATACGAAGCATCCCTTGCTGCTATTGCAGTCTGCACATGGTGACAAGTACTTCTTTGGTAAAATCAGCGAAGGTTCGCAGAGAAGTTTAACCGAAAACAAGATcagaatttcaaaattaaaggaCATTTTCCTCACTGGCGAACTAAACTGGTCGGATATCGGTGGATTGCCTGGAATGATCTTGACCATTGCCGACCAGGGCAAAAGCGATCTGGTTTTGCACTACGGGAATGACATTCTGAACTACATAGTGTCCACTTGGAGGTACTTTGTATTTAGATTTGGTATAGATTTGAGCGATCATATTATGAAGGATAAGGAAGTCTTCAAAGACAACATAATAAGGGTCAAATCCTTTAacgttttgaaaaacggGGGGAACGGCACGGATGAAGTTTTCAACAGTTTCCAAAAAGGCGTTTTAAGTTCTATAGTCTCCAAGATGTTCCCTAAGCATGCACCCACCGACAGATATGATCCTTCGAGTGATCCGCATTTAAACGTGGAATTGCCTGATCTGGACGCAAAAGTGGAAGTCGCTACAAATTACGAAATCAGTTTCAATCCTGTTAGAGGTAAATTCAAACTCGATGAGGCTGTTAAATTAGGTGTTCCGAGAGGGCCTTTATTTGCAAAGTTGACCAAAGGTCAAGCGATTACTTTAGATGATGGTACAGTGGTGACTCCTGAACAAGTTTTGGAGAAGGAACGTCACTTTGCCAAAGTGTTGATCTTGGATATTCCAGATGACCAATATTTAAGCGCGTTTgtagaaaaatttaaagaatATGATTGTGCTGAGCTTGGTGTTGTTTACTACTTCCTTGGTGACTCAGTCACTATCAATGACGATctattcaaattcatcgatCTTTTCGAGAAAAGCAATTATGGTAAAGTTAATCATATGATTTCTCATAATAAGATTTCCCCAAATACaatatcattttttggcTCTGCTTTAACCACATTAAAGTTGAAGGCGTTACAAGTCAACAACTACAATTTACCAAGAACAGACCGTGTGTTTTCCAAGGATTTTTACGAAACTTTTAACAAGCCACTCGCTAAGGGAACTTCCCTGTGCGAATCCCAAGAAACACCCTTGAGAACGGTCATAGAAAAGGATAATATTCATATTTTTGcacaaaataaaacagtGACTTTAGAACCATTTCATAGAAGCGAAGAACCCATGAAATGCGAAATAAACGGTAGCGTACCAGCTTTATCGTGGAAGCAGATTTTTGAGGACCATATACAACCCTTAGGTTTCCCCCTAGCTGATATCGACACAGTTATCAACGATCAGCTGCATGTGAATAACTTCAATAACacaacagaaaagaaaaagcatgTTGAGATTATTACATTAGGAACTGGAAGCGCACTACCATCCAAATATAGAAATGTTGTATCCACATTGGTTAAACTACCATATACATATTCCAATGGCGATATCGTAAATAGGAATATTTTGTTGGACGCGGGTGAGAACACCTTGGGAACCATGCATAGAATGTTTTCGCAACTGGCGGTTAAATCAATCTTCCAGgatttgaagatgatttaTTTAAGTCATTTGCATGCAGACCATCATCTGGGGATAATCAGTATTTTAAATGAGTGGTACAAGTATAACAAGGATGATGAAACGAGTTTTATATATGTGGTAACTCCATGGCAATACAACAAATTTGTTAATGAGTGGCTGgttttggaaaataaagatattttggataaaatcaaatatatCAGCTGTGAACATTTTATTAATGATTCGTTTGTTAGAATGCAAACACAGTCTGTTCCGTTGAAAGACTTCAACGAGCTTATACAAGAAAACAGTGGTCAggaagagagaaaaaaactagaCTTGGACACAAATTCTTCATACAGGGATATCAACCTAATTAACCAAATGTATGAGGATTTATCGATATCATATTTCCAGACATGCAGAGCAATTCATTGCGATTGGGCATATTCGAATTCAATAACATTTCAGATGAACGAATTAAATAAACACGATACATTCAAAGTTTCGTATTCAGGCGATACAAGACCGAATATTAAGGAATTTTCTTCTGCAATTGGTTATAATTCTGATTTATTGATTCACGAAGCCACACTAGAAAATCAATTGATGGAAGATGCTATAAAAAAGAGACATTGTACCATCAATGAGGCCATTGGTGTTTCTAACGAAATGAATGCTAGGAAGTTGATTTTGACGCATTTTTCCCAAAGATATCCCAAGTTGCCCCAACTAGACAATAATATTGAGGTAAAGGCAAAagaattttgttttgcctTTGATAGTATGATTGTtgattatgaaaaaattggtgAACAGCAGACCGTTTTTCCGTTGTTAAACAAGGCATTtgctgaagaaaaggagcAAGAAGATGAATCTGCAGGATCTGAAGACATTGAAGATGTAGACATTAcaccaaagaaacaaaagaaaagctaa
- the VPS501 gene encoding sorting nexin family protein, whose product MEKEKASHASPSIGVNEFVVQGEISIDDSERSVKSDSISISQDEDDKTDTQDNTSILSAKPLSQTDLAIDDTLLGKNPKYEKLFTEKRKRRRPPTTSSRNSMNSEDSEQKNHMGGKLYHIKILLGSDLNSLRDSLWIIKVSTEQNIEKTIARSFADFYWLYHQLQNNHWGRVIPPPTRSNILVEKDEFAINHLFMIRNNEKYDPIFNFRPEYIISLQLMRMIKHIFNDNVLRLDSNFIDFLNWDDAIPADSQMIVDDSILKGDKVLTASSQFRELKEFQKQSKRTESMTNSHASIIPMTALTEVYISPTKLFSRKDYQRLFQPQSTDNNVSNNDPLIQEWIPKSKSLFTSLSFGSSTPAYQETSAGIQACHDWITLCKEQWRQLLYHVLEYIVDETVKENSVINEFTDCLKQMSSEEVIRANSELFSNFSALNESFLQNFKRASQQDILRLVILFDENVRFCESFESILNQRLKLGRILNIIETDLEKKKSYLDKLSHNNDKDPKVRIAEDEFRIVSKRYSHVKQNWDEIMEKIINERKFFEERQAIEIDNCFKSIKDSNTDEKRKYLQLWKDFKLNEKRD is encoded by the coding sequence ATggagaaggaaaaggcATCCCATGCGAGCCCCAGTATTGGAGTCAACGAATTTGTCGTCCAAGGGGAAATATCTATAGATGATTCCGAAAGATCGGTCAAGAGTGATAGCATCAGCATAAGTcaggatgaagatgacaagACAGACACTCAAGATAATACTAGCATACTGTCCGCAAAACCACTCTCACAAACAGATTTAGCAATTGACGATACGCTATTAGGTAAAAACCCAAAATATGAGAAACTCTTCACTGAAAAGAGGAAACGTCGAAGACCACCCACCACAAGCAGCAGAAACTCAATGAACTCGGAGGACAGCGAACAAAAGAATCACATGGGTGGAAAACTTTACCACATTAAAATCTTACTAGGCTCGGATCTAAACTCGCTAAGGGATTCGTTATGGATAATAAAGGTTTCTACAGAACAGAACATCGAAAAAACTATAGCAAGAAGTTTTGCTGATTTCTACTGGTTGTACCACCAATTACAAAACAATCATTGGGGAAGAGTTATCCCTCCACCAACTAGGTCCAATATCCTTGTGGAGAAGGATGAGTTTGCCATAAACCATCTTTTCATGATACGtaataatgaaaagtaTGATCCaattttcaacttcagGCCGGAATATATCATATCATTACAATTGATGAGGATGATAAAGCACATATTCAACGATAATGTCTTACGTTTGGATTCTAACTTTATAGATTTTCTCAATTGGGATGATGCTATTCCTGCAGATTCACAGATGATTGTTGATGATAGCATCCTTAAGGGTGATAAAGTACTAACAGCATCGTCTCAATTCCGCGAACTAAAAGAGTTTCAAAAGCAATCAAAAAGAACCGAATCAATGACAAATTCCCACGCTTCCATCATACCAATGACAGCGCTCACTGAAGTTTATATAAGCCCTACGAAATTATTCTCTAGAAAAGATTATCAACGACTTTTCCAACCTCAAAGTACCGACAACAATGTCAGTAACAATGACCCATTGATTCAAGAGTGGATTCCCAAGAGTAAGTCTTTATTCACCAGCTTATCATTTGGGTCAAGTACGCCCGCATACCAAGAAACATCCGCTGGAATCCAAGCGTGTCATGACTGGATAACTTTATGCAAGGAGCAGTGGAGACAGTTACTGTACCATGTGTTAGAATACATCGTGGATGAAACagtaaaggaaaattcTGTAATAAATGAATTCACTGATTGTCTTAAGCAGATGTCCTCGGAAGAAGTCATTAGAGCAAACTCTGaattattttcaaatttttccgCACTAAATGAATCCTTTCTGCAAAATTTTAAACGTGCTTCACAGCAAGATATTTTGAGACTTGTAATATTGTTCGATGAAAATGTAAGATTTTGCGAATCGTTTGAATCTATCTTAAATCAAAGATTGAAATTAGGTAGAATTCTAAACATTATCGAAACGGatctagaaaaaaaaaaaagttatcTTGACAAGTTATCTCATAATAATGACAAGGACCCTAAAGTCCGTATAGCAGAAGACGAATTCCGTATTGTATCAAAAAGGTACAGCCATGTCAAGCAAAACTGGGATGAAATcatggaaaaaattataaatgaACGAAAATTCTTTGAGGAGAGACAAGCTATCGAGATTGACAATTGCTTCAAATCAATAAAGGATTCAAACACGGATGAGAAAAGGAAGTACTTGCAATTATGGAAGGATTTTAAATTGAACGAAAAAAGAGAttaa